Proteins encoded together in one Caldanaerobius fijiensis DSM 17918 window:
- a CDS encoding GNAT family N-acetyltransferase translates to MAIKFVPVEEFDRVHAIATYCFPWMHNAKDKIKNFLQQYVKSEYILGYYDESGTLMAQVVVFPFEIYIGGKPLKMGGVALVSSMPEGRHGGRIGQLLTEWLKVMRDRGQYVSMLGPFSFEFYRKYGWELGFERVNYTVPIEHIRNFKKIGSLRVVTQEDIGALDKIYTKYALNHNGSAKRDDSLWKEFTLSHPWDDNYGRYAYIYMDEKGDEKGYIIFTIKNGRMDIYEMIYEDVSALKGLLAFIYAHQSQIGEFSWSTATDEKLHVLLPNPRVKREIHTGMMFRVVDIKEAVKSRGYGEDATGRFKIKVEDKDAPWNQLPFDISLKNGIVDVNECSDPELFCDIQTFSQIFIGYITPMEAYKLGKLTGDVRAVEQMEKVYKKSYTFNNNGF, encoded by the coding sequence ATGGCGATTAAATTTGTGCCTGTAGAGGAGTTTGATAGGGTACATGCAATTGCGACGTATTGCTTTCCATGGATGCATAATGCAAAAGATAAAATAAAGAATTTTTTACAACAGTATGTAAAGTCTGAATACATATTGGGATATTATGACGAGAGCGGTACTTTAATGGCTCAGGTCGTTGTTTTTCCTTTTGAAATCTATATCGGGGGAAAACCTTTGAAGATGGGCGGTGTGGCACTTGTTTCCTCGATGCCTGAAGGCAGGCACGGCGGACGCATCGGGCAATTGCTGACAGAATGGCTAAAGGTGATGAGGGATAGAGGACAGTATGTTTCCATGTTGGGGCCTTTTTCTTTTGAATTTTATAGGAAATACGGCTGGGAATTAGGCTTTGAGCGCGTAAATTATACTGTTCCCATAGAACATATAAGGAATTTTAAGAAAATAGGGAGCTTAAGGGTTGTTACACAAGAAGATATAGGTGCATTAGATAAGATCTATACAAAATACGCGTTAAATCATAATGGCAGCGCTAAAAGAGATGACAGCTTGTGGAAAGAATTTACCCTTAGCCATCCATGGGACGACAACTATGGAAGGTACGCATATATATACATGGATGAAAAAGGGGATGAAAAAGGCTACATTATATTCACTATAAAAAATGGACGAATGGATATATATGAGATGATTTATGAAGATGTGTCGGCGTTAAAAGGACTTCTGGCATTTATATACGCACATCAATCGCAGATAGGGGAATTTTCCTGGTCTACTGCTACCGACGAGAAGTTGCATGTGTTGCTTCCAAATCCCAGGGTGAAAAGAGAGATCCATACGGGAATGATGTTCAGGGTAGTGGACATTAAAGAGGCTGTGAAGAGTAGAGGATATGGGGAAGATGCAACAGGAAGATTTAAGATAAAAGTCGAGGATAAAGATGCGCCATGGAACCAGCTGCCTTTTGATATATCTTTAAAGAATGGAATAGTGGATGTGAATGAGTGCAGCGATCCTGAGCTATTTTGTGATATACAGACGTTTAGTCAGATCTTTATAGGTTATATAACACCTATGGAAGCCTATAAATTGGGAAAACTGACCGGTGATGTTAGAGCTGTTGAGCAGATGGAGAAGGTGTACAAAAAATCCTACACTTTTAACAATAATGGGTTTTAA
- a CDS encoding lytic transglycosylase domain-containing protein, whose product MHIEAVNGVRYLNQSGENNRGLPAVENNANLDFGFLIQQFLNDLNTMAGSLASKIQTDKLSETGSNRYSNNYGGKNIDQTQLLSVIDQISVRYGIDANLVKAVIKQESNFNPHAVSKAGALGMMQLMPSTARELGVEDPMDPVENIKGGVKYLKTLIDRFRDVKKALAAYNAGPGFVEKNGADNYPYETKTYVNKVLMYKAQFDNKV is encoded by the coding sequence ATGCATATCGAAGCAGTAAATGGGGTCAGATATCTAAACCAATCAGGTGAAAATAATAGGGGCTTGCCAGCTGTTGAGAACAATGCGAATTTAGACTTTGGCTTTTTGATTCAGCAATTTCTAAATGATTTAAACACCATGGCAGGGTCGTTGGCATCAAAAATACAGACTGATAAGTTATCTGAAACCGGTTCTAATAGGTATTCTAATAACTATGGAGGTAAAAATATAGATCAAACCCAGTTATTGAGCGTAATAGATCAAATATCGGTGCGATATGGTATAGATGCAAATCTAGTAAAAGCTGTAATTAAGCAAGAATCAAATTTTAATCCTCATGCTGTTTCTAAAGCAGGAGCTCTCGGTATGATGCAACTTATGCCATCTACCGCTAGAGAGCTGGGCGTGGAAGATCCTATGGATCCGGTTGAAAACATAAAAGGTGGGGTTAAGTATTTAAAAACGCTTATAGATCGGTTCAGGGATGTAAAAAAAGCGCTGGCAGCTTATAATGCGGGACCGGGCTTTGTTGAAAAAAATGGTGCTGACAATTATCCTTATGAAACAAAGACTTATGTAAATAAGGTTCTCATGTATAAAGCTCAGTTTGACAATAAGGTATAA
- the rd gene encoding rubredoxin, translated as MKKWQCTVCGYIYDPAKGDPDNGIAPGTAFEDLPDDWVCPDCGVGKDQFEEMDE; from the coding sequence ATGAAAAAATGGCAATGCACTGTATGCGGCTACATATATGATCCTGCAAAAGGCGATCCCGATAACGGTATTGCTCCTGGCACAGCTTTTGAGGATCTGCCTGACGATTGGGTATGTCCTGATTGCGGCGTTGGAAAAGATCAATTTGAGGAGATGGACGAATAA
- the helD gene encoding RNA polymerase recycling motor HelD produces MDEELKLKTTIELIQKEIERLKNKRINVSKRLIELTSNEMEEFRVNPEDPLNINPFNHEYLLNQDLYSIITKKIKELNILKDSPYFGRVDFNDLLLNIAESIYIGKFSFFREEDDEPLIVDWRSPVANLFYEEKIGRMTYNAPAGQIPVNVTLKRQYLIKNGVLINMFDTELNVDDEMLQLVLGKNADDRLKDIVMTIQKEQNAVIRRQLEKNLIVQGVAGSGKTSIALHRVAYLLYTYRDKLRGDDILVFGPNELFLDYISDVLPSLGEENIKQMTFERFCRWFLNTDIKVLSLKYQFERIIKNDIPEKTAMIKDTARFKGSIKFKEIIDKYIAYLQDYFFEFEDIKINDVVIIDKSELTNMFKNMFKHMPIGKRIERIRIIAIERLKSLTYDIINILKKEYKRKLLSLDKDDIYYEYNKIELKDRYQEIIKEVKRQISEHIEMINNMWRHDIISIYRKMYDRNTLSRICEDQEVVELLIKNSADLIKNSVLEYDDLAPIIYIAYKIEQFRLGDEIKHVVIDEAQDFTPFQFCVIKELIGDNRTMTILGDLSQGIYSYKSIKNWDEVKEILGPEKTEFYTLNRSYRSTIEIMEFTKHILPNNLSPMVRSGEKPCVIKSGNNSATIKSICENIRTSIEKGFKSIAVICKTSEESKYIYDQLKNEVDITLIDDEKDDYTGKTIVIPSYLSKGLEFDVVIIPDISALNYQDNDIDRTLLYTVITRTLHKVYMYYSGEITPIIKNIKNQLYDCKII; encoded by the coding sequence ATGGACGAAGAACTCAAATTGAAAACCACCATCGAATTAATACAGAAAGAGATCGAAAGATTAAAAAACAAGAGGATAAACGTGTCAAAGAGGTTAATAGAACTTACCAGCAATGAAATGGAAGAATTCCGGGTAAATCCAGAAGATCCATTGAATATAAATCCTTTTAATCACGAATATCTTTTAAACCAAGACCTCTACAGCATCATCACAAAAAAGATAAAGGAGCTCAATATCTTGAAAGATTCGCCGTATTTTGGAAGGGTGGATTTCAATGACCTCCTCCTAAACATAGCGGAATCCATCTACATAGGAAAATTTAGCTTTTTTAGAGAAGAAGACGACGAACCTCTCATCGTAGATTGGCGTTCTCCTGTGGCCAACTTATTCTATGAAGAGAAGATAGGCAGAATGACATACAATGCTCCGGCAGGTCAAATACCTGTCAATGTAACGCTCAAGAGGCAATATCTAATAAAAAACGGCGTACTTATAAATATGTTTGATACAGAACTAAATGTAGACGATGAAATGCTTCAGCTGGTACTTGGAAAAAATGCCGACGATCGCCTGAAAGACATCGTCATGACCATACAAAAAGAGCAAAATGCCGTTATACGCAGGCAACTGGAAAAAAATCTTATTGTGCAGGGTGTAGCAGGCAGCGGAAAAACCAGTATCGCTCTTCATAGAGTAGCGTACCTGCTCTATACCTATAGAGATAAACTAAGAGGTGACGATATACTGGTATTTGGCCCTAACGAACTGTTTTTAGATTATATCTCGGATGTTTTGCCATCTCTAGGCGAGGAAAATATTAAGCAAATGACCTTTGAGCGATTTTGCCGATGGTTTTTAAATACCGACATCAAAGTGCTTAGCCTAAAATATCAGTTTGAAAGGATAATAAAAAACGATATCCCAGAAAAAACAGCAATGATCAAAGATACTGCCCGCTTTAAAGGTTCGATAAAATTTAAAGAGATTATAGATAAATACATCGCATATCTTCAGGATTACTTTTTTGAGTTTGAAGACATAAAGATTAACGATGTTGTTATAATAGACAAAAGCGAATTGACCAATATGTTTAAAAACATGTTCAAACATATGCCCATCGGCAAACGGATAGAGCGAATAAGAATAATAGCCATTGAGCGCCTTAAATCTTTAACATACGATATCATAAATATCCTGAAGAAAGAATACAAAAGAAAATTGCTATCCCTGGATAAAGACGATATTTACTATGAATACAACAAGATAGAGCTAAAAGATAGATATCAGGAAATTATAAAAGAGGTTAAGAGGCAAATATCAGAGCATATAGAAATGATCAACAATATGTGGAGACATGATATCATATCTATATACAGGAAAATGTACGATAGGAATACTCTATCAAGGATTTGTGAGGATCAAGAAGTTGTAGAACTTCTCATCAAAAATTCTGCTGACTTAATCAAAAATAGCGTTTTAGAATACGATGATCTAGCCCCAATAATCTATATAGCCTATAAGATAGAGCAGTTTAGATTAGGCGATGAAATAAAACATGTGGTGATAGACGAAGCACAGGATTTTACACCATTTCAATTCTGCGTTATAAAAGAATTAATAGGTGACAACAGAACCATGACGATTCTCGGCGATCTTTCACAGGGTATATATTCCTACAAAAGCATAAAAAACTGGGATGAGGTGAAAGAAATTCTGGGACCTGAAAAAACCGAATTTTATACCCTTAACAGGAGCTACAGGTCTACAATAGAGATTATGGAATTCACCAAACACATATTGCCCAACAATCTCAGCCCAATGGTAAGATCCGGAGAAAAGCCTTGTGTCATTAAATCAGGCAATAACAGTGCAACAATAAAATCTATATGCGAAAATATAAGGACTTCCATAGAAAAAGGGTTTAAAAGCATAGCCGTTATTTGCAAAACATCTGAAGAAAGTAAATATATTTATGATCAGCTAAAAAACGAAGTCGACATAACATTGATTGACGATGAAAAGGATGACTACACAGGCAAAACCATAGTAATACCGTCATATCTGTCTAAAGGCCTGGAATTCGATGTCGTTATAATACCTGATATCAGTGCCCTTAATTACCAGGACAATGATATTGATCGTACACTATTATATACCGTTATAACCCGTACACTCCACAAGGTATATATGTATTATTCTGGTGAAATCACTCCTATAATAAAAAACATAAAAAACCAGTTATATGATTGCAAAATTATATAA
- a CDS encoding FprA family A-type flavoprotein has translation MKAFKIKDETTWVGVMDKDLLIFDIVFPLNKGTTYNSYLIKGEKIALIDTVKEPFFDEFFEKIASVVEPAKIDYIIINHTEPDHSGALAKLLERVPEAIVVGSRSAIQFARGITNKEFKSQIVKQGDTIDLGGKTLEFIMAPFLHWPDTMFTYLREDKILFTCDAFGAHYCPEDKDGNMFNDTSGEYFDEFKYYYESIMSPFKPKILEAIDKIKGLDIDIIAPSHGPILRERPWFYVDKYKEWSDDFSNLKDIVVVYASAYTYTAKIADAIVEGMQGEGGVNIKVYNILNSDRSQVISDILKASGVLVGSPTINGDVVKPIWDMLTSLNPLVCKGKYAAAFGSFGWSGEAVPMMEERLKQLKFKVIQPGIRINFKPSTDDIDKCREFGKQFVKQVLSESSSNLGE, from the coding sequence ATGAAAGCATTTAAAATAAAAGATGAGACGACCTGGGTTGGTGTTATGGATAAAGACCTTTTGATTTTTGATATAGTATTTCCGTTGAATAAAGGTACGACATACAACTCATATCTGATAAAGGGAGAAAAAATTGCCTTAATAGATACTGTTAAAGAGCCATTTTTTGATGAGTTCTTTGAAAAAATTGCCTCTGTGGTAGAGCCGGCAAAAATCGATTATATAATAATCAATCATACAGAGCCAGACCATTCTGGTGCCCTGGCTAAATTATTAGAAAGAGTTCCTGAGGCCATAGTGGTTGGTTCTCGCTCGGCTATACAATTTGCTAGAGGTATTACAAATAAAGAATTTAAGTCACAAATAGTAAAGCAGGGCGATACTATAGATCTGGGTGGCAAGACACTGGAGTTTATTATGGCGCCATTTTTGCACTGGCCTGATACCATGTTTACTTATCTAAGAGAAGATAAAATATTGTTTACCTGTGATGCTTTTGGTGCCCATTATTGCCCAGAGGATAAAGATGGCAATATGTTTAACGATACTTCAGGTGAATATTTTGACGAGTTTAAATATTATTATGAAAGCATCATGTCACCTTTTAAGCCTAAAATACTGGAAGCCATCGACAAAATAAAAGGGTTGGATATAGATATCATAGCGCCGAGCCATGGACCTATTTTAAGGGAAAGGCCTTGGTTTTATGTGGACAAATATAAAGAATGGAGCGATGATTTTAGCAATTTAAAGGATATAGTAGTGGTTTATGCTTCGGCATATACCTATACAGCCAAGATTGCGGATGCGATTGTAGAAGGCATGCAAGGTGAGGGAGGCGTCAACATAAAGGTTTACAATATCTTGAATAGTGATAGAAGTCAGGTTATATCAGATATCCTCAAGGCATCGGGAGTATTGGTAGGATCCCCCACCATAAACGGCGACGTAGTAAAACCCATATGGGATATGTTAACATCCTTAAATCCCCTTGTCTGTAAAGGTAAATATGCAGCCGCTTTTGGTTCGTTCGGGTGGAGTGGAGAGGCCGTTCCAATGATGGAAGAGAGGTTGAAGCAGCTTAAATTCAAAGTGATACAGCCTGGTATCAGGATCAATTTTAAGCCGTCCACTGATGACATTGATAAGTGTAGAGAGTTTGGAAAACAATTTGTTAAGCAAGTGTTGTCAGAATCCTCATCAAATTTAGGAGAGTGA
- a CDS encoding cyclase family protein, whose translation MIIHDISVPLSMGMHVFAGDPAPEFKRVKSIDVNGANVSLMCLGTHTGTHVDPPFHFVQDGATVDEIELSKLVGDAKVFEVYGVKKIGPEHLKNFDIEQGDIVLFKTDNTRYWKEQGFYKDFTSLGLEGAQYLIDKGAKTIGIDYLSIEEYHGGGYVHRLLLSHGIVIVEGLYLNDVKPGKYKFICLPLKIEKGDGAPARAILIEE comes from the coding sequence GTGATTATACACGATATATCTGTGCCACTGTCCATGGGAATGCACGTCTTCGCTGGAGATCCGGCGCCAGAATTCAAGCGCGTGAAGTCCATAGATGTAAATGGGGCCAATGTTTCCCTTATGTGCTTAGGTACTCATACAGGTACTCACGTAGATCCGCCGTTTCATTTTGTTCAGGATGGGGCTACTGTAGACGAGATAGAGCTATCCAAACTTGTGGGAGATGCTAAGGTGTTTGAGGTTTACGGGGTGAAGAAGATTGGCCCTGAACATCTCAAAAATTTTGACATAGAGCAAGGGGATATCGTGCTATTTAAGACGGATAATACGCGATACTGGAAGGAACAGGGATTCTATAAGGATTTTACCTCACTGGGGCTTGAAGGCGCTCAGTATCTGATTGATAAAGGGGCAAAAACTATAGGCATTGACTACCTGTCCATCGAAGAATATCATGGAGGAGGATATGTGCACAGGTTGCTGTTAAGCCATGGAATAGTCATAGTAGAAGGATTGTATTTGAACGACGTTAAACCCGGAAAATATAAATTTATATGTTTGCCTTTGAAGATAGAAAAAGGGGACGGAGCGCCTGCCAGGGCTATATTGATAGAGGAGTAG
- a CDS encoding aspartate aminotransferase family protein → MKYITLEQALTLNRNSIKENYSEYVNSSFVSMLSLLNFDKHFVKAEGVSVWDSDGNEYYDFLGGYGALNLGHNPPEVIEAIDKVRGLPNILQAAIGNLPGVLAYNLAQITPGDLKRSFFCNSGAEAVEGALKLAKIASGKNRIIYCQGSFHGKSAGALSVTGREKYQKPFLPLVPNCESVPYGDLNALEDKLKARDVAAFIVEPIQGEGGIIVPPEGYLKGVRELCTRYDAYMIVDEVQTGLGRTGKMFACEHENVAPDIMCLAKSLGGGIMPVGAYITTDEIWKKAYGSMDKALLHTSTFGGNTWAMAAGIAAIKAIMDKGLAVNAEKMGNYMLEGLKALKDKHPLIKDIRGKGLMVGIEFNQPEGFANKITGGLLGKLSYEYLGSLVAGQLQNEYRIITAYTLNNPNVIRLEPPLIVEKKHIDAVIDAIDSILEKNRSFLGLTLKSTRTVIGSLFKR, encoded by the coding sequence ATGAAATACATCACATTAGAGCAGGCGTTGACTTTAAATAGAAATTCCATAAAAGAAAATTACAGCGAATATGTCAATTCCAGTTTTGTGAGCATGCTGTCATTGTTGAATTTTGATAAGCATTTTGTAAAAGCCGAGGGCGTGTCAGTATGGGATAGCGATGGCAACGAATATTATGATTTTTTAGGTGGATATGGTGCATTAAACCTTGGGCATAATCCTCCTGAGGTCATAGAGGCTATAGATAAGGTAAGAGGGTTGCCCAATATATTGCAGGCAGCTATAGGGAATTTGCCTGGTGTGCTGGCTTACAACCTGGCTCAAATTACGCCGGGTGATTTGAAAAGATCGTTCTTTTGCAATAGCGGTGCGGAGGCAGTTGAAGGTGCATTAAAGCTGGCCAAGATTGCCAGCGGTAAGAACAGGATTATATACTGTCAGGGTTCTTTCCACGGCAAATCGGCAGGAGCTTTATCTGTTACAGGTAGAGAAAAGTATCAGAAACCTTTTTTACCTCTTGTGCCCAACTGTGAGAGCGTACCATATGGCGACTTAAATGCACTGGAGGACAAGCTTAAAGCCAGAGATGTGGCTGCATTTATAGTAGAGCCTATACAGGGCGAAGGCGGCATAATTGTTCCGCCGGAAGGATATTTAAAAGGTGTAAGAGAGCTCTGTACCAGATACGATGCTTATATGATAGTCGATGAGGTTCAGACAGGCCTTGGAAGAACTGGAAAGATGTTTGCTTGTGAACATGAGAATGTGGCACCTGATATCATGTGTCTTGCTAAATCTCTGGGCGGTGGAATAATGCCCGTAGGGGCCTATATAACTACTGATGAGATATGGAAAAAGGCGTATGGAAGCATGGATAAAGCTTTATTGCATACTTCTACATTTGGTGGTAATACGTGGGCAATGGCTGCTGGCATTGCAGCGATAAAGGCTATAATGGATAAGGGATTGGCGGTAAATGCGGAAAAAATGGGGAATTATATGCTGGAAGGCTTAAAAGCACTTAAGGATAAACACCCGCTTATAAAAGATATAAGAGGCAAAGGGCTTATGGTAGGTATAGAATTTAACCAGCCTGAGGGCTTTGCAAATAAAATAACAGGGGGATTGCTGGGCAAACTCTCTTATGAATACTTGGGTTCGTTGGTAGCAGGGCAGTTACAAAATGAATATCGCATAATTACGGCTTACACCCTTAACAATCCCAATGTGATAAGGTTAGAGCCACCTTTAATTGTAGAGAAAAAACATATAGATGCGGTTATAGATGCCATTGATAGCATACTTGAGAAAAACAGATCGTTTTTGGGTCTTACGTTAAAGAGTACAAGGACGGTAATAGGATCACTGTTTAAAAGATAA
- a CDS encoding ribonucleotide reductase N-terminal alpha domain-containing protein, with product MKLTENALKVLKTRYLARDEDGNIIETPEELFRRVASTIAKAEEIYDEKADIKALEEKFYKMMTDMDFLPNSPTLMNAGRPLGQLSACFVLPVGDSMEEIFDAVKDASLIHKSGGGTGFSFSRIRPKGSAVKSTGGVASGPVSFMKVFNAATEAVKQGGMRRGANMGILRVDHPDILEFIQCKKNNNDITNFNISVGITEKFMQAVIHDQEYELVDPHTNKVTNKLRAREVFDLIVDMAWNNGEPGIIFLDRINRDNVVPELGEIEATNPCVTGDTWVTTSEGPRQVRELVGRPFAAVVNGIAYRSGKDGFFRTGIKPIVRLCTREGYSLRLTSDHRVLRVADRTRYRISFEWVPVKELKPGDQILLHNHRALVGWPGELSEGEGYLLGLLVGDGVLKKETAVLSVWAKEQVVHGFPQKSGAFSVMDLALSYALELPHRSDFLGWSPIETRGEYRLKLAGLKALAERMGLHPGRKTITPEIERASSDGYRGFLRGLFDCDGSVQGNQDKGVSIRLAQSDFEFLQVVQRMLLRLGIVSTIYKDRRPAGKRSMPDGKGGKREYNIKAQHELVITGDNLSLFAERIGFGDKEKAQKLSILLTGYRRKMNRERFVATVWSVEDDGVEEVYDVQVPGINAFDANGIYAHNCGEQPLLPYESCNLGSINLANMLKPSGDKYAIDYDKLEKTVKLAVRFLDNVIDVNKYPLPVIEKMTKGTRKIGLGVMGFADMLIKLGIPYNSEEGIQTADMVMKFIDEKSKEASAELAEKRGVFPFYDKSVYKHRGIKLRNATTTTIAPTGSISIIAGVSSGIEPLFAVAFVRNVLDNQHLVEVNPLFKEALLKRGLYSESLMEKVVKKGTLKDIKEIPDDIKRVFVTAHDIDPFWHVKMQATFQSHTDNAVSKTVNFRHDASRDDVREVYMLAYELGCKGVTIYRDGSRDAQVINVGTSKTEREDSITKTGESRKIVPRPRPEMTMGYTEKVRIGCGNLYVTVNYDDKGICEVFTNLGRAGGCPSQSEATSRLVSIALRSGMDVKEIVGQLKGIRCHSTIRQKERDKNIKVLSCPDAIAKVIEKVIMLRDREAFKKGDQIDEIAFDMDDGDVDVGPSTLKDFEDEPSDRFMTKCPECGASMEHEEGCVICRNCGYSKCH from the coding sequence ATGAAATTAACAGAGAATGCATTAAAAGTATTGAAAACACGTTATTTAGCCAGAGATGAAGACGGAAATATTATTGAAACGCCGGAAGAGTTGTTCAGGAGGGTAGCCTCAACAATCGCAAAAGCCGAAGAGATATATGATGAGAAAGCTGATATAAAAGCTCTGGAAGAAAAATTCTATAAGATGATGACCGATATGGACTTTTTACCTAATTCTCCTACGCTTATGAATGCAGGAAGGCCACTGGGGCAACTATCGGCCTGTTTTGTGTTACCAGTAGGGGATTCTATGGAGGAGATATTTGATGCGGTAAAAGATGCTTCCTTGATACATAAGAGTGGCGGAGGAACTGGTTTTAGCTTTTCACGTATAAGGCCGAAGGGTTCGGCAGTAAAGTCGACTGGCGGCGTCGCATCGGGTCCTGTTAGTTTCATGAAGGTATTTAATGCGGCTACAGAAGCGGTAAAACAAGGGGGAATGAGAAGAGGGGCCAACATGGGTATATTGAGGGTTGACCACCCGGATATCCTGGAATTTATTCAATGTAAAAAGAACAACAATGACATAACTAATTTCAATATAAGTGTGGGTATAACAGAGAAATTTATGCAAGCAGTTATTCACGATCAGGAGTATGAGCTGGTAGATCCCCATACCAATAAGGTTACGAATAAATTGAGGGCAAGAGAGGTATTTGATCTCATCGTGGATATGGCTTGGAATAATGGTGAACCTGGTATTATCTTCCTTGACAGAATTAACAGGGATAATGTGGTTCCGGAGCTGGGGGAGATAGAGGCAACCAACCCATGTGTGACAGGGGATACCTGGGTGACTACCAGTGAAGGCCCGCGCCAGGTGCGTGAACTGGTAGGTCGACCCTTTGCAGCGGTGGTCAATGGGATAGCTTATAGGTCAGGCAAAGATGGTTTTTTCCGCACGGGGATAAAACCCATCGTAAGGCTGTGCACGCGAGAGGGTTATAGTCTGCGTTTGACCTCGGACCATCGGGTTTTGCGCGTCGCTGATCGGACACGCTACCGTATCAGTTTTGAGTGGGTGCCCGTAAAAGAGTTGAAACCCGGGGACCAGATACTCCTCCATAACCACCGGGCACTGGTCGGTTGGCCTGGTGAGTTAAGTGAAGGTGAAGGGTACCTCCTCGGGCTTCTGGTAGGAGATGGGGTACTGAAAAAGGAGACTGCCGTTCTGTCAGTCTGGGCAAAAGAACAGGTAGTCCACGGTTTTCCTCAAAAAAGTGGAGCGTTTTCTGTCATGGATCTGGCCTTAAGTTATGCATTGGAATTGCCTCACCGTTCAGATTTTTTGGGCTGGTCACCTATCGAAACGCGCGGCGAATATCGCCTCAAATTGGCCGGTCTCAAAGCTTTGGCTGAGCGCATGGGCTTGCACCCGGGCAGGAAAACTATCACTCCCGAAATAGAACGGGCTTCCTCAGACGGTTACCGGGGCTTTTTGCGCGGTCTTTTTGACTGCGATGGTTCAGTGCAAGGAAATCAGGATAAGGGTGTTAGCATTCGCCTTGCCCAAAGCGATTTCGAGTTCCTGCAGGTTGTTCAGCGTATGCTTCTTCGTTTAGGGATTGTAAGCACCATATATAAGGACCGACGTCCGGCCGGCAAGAGGTCCATGCCAGATGGCAAAGGGGGTAAACGTGAATATAATATAAAGGCACAGCATGAACTGGTTATCACGGGAGATAATTTGTCTCTTTTTGCAGAACGAATTGGTTTTGGCGACAAGGAAAAAGCTCAGAAACTCAGCATTCTGCTGACAGGTTACCGGCGTAAAATGAATCGTGAAAGGTTTGTAGCAACCGTTTGGTCTGTGGAGGACGATGGGGTAGAAGAAGTATACGATGTTCAAGTTCCCGGCATCAACGCTTTCGATGCCAATGGGATTTATGCCCACAATTGTGGTGAGCAGCCACTTTTACCCTATGAAAGCTGCAATTTGGGTTCCATAAATCTAGCCAACATGTTAAAGCCATCAGGGGATAAATATGCCATAGATTATGATAAACTTGAAAAAACCGTAAAACTGGCTGTTAGGTTTTTAGACAATGTAATAGATGTAAATAAATACCCGCTGCCTGTTATAGAAAAAATGACCAAGGGAACCCGCAAAATAGGTTTGGGCGTAATGGGATTTGCTGATATGCTCATAAAATTGGGAATACCTTATAATTCTGAAGAAGGAATACAGACAGCTGATATGGTAATGAAGTTTATTGATGAAAAATCCAAAGAGGCATCAGCAGAGCTGGCGGAGAAAAGAGGGGTATTTCCCTTTTATGACAAGAGCGTATACAAGCATAGAGGCATTAAATTGCGAAATGCCACGACTACTACTATAGCGCCTACGGGCAGTATAAGTATAATTGCAGGGGTATCCAGTGGTATTGAGCCTTTATTTGCAGTAGCATTTGTCAGGAATGTACTGGACAATCAACACCTGGTGGAAGTAAATCCTCTTTTTAAAGAAGCATTGCTCAAAAGGGGACTTTATTCTGAAAGTCTTATGGAAAAGGTGGTAAAAAAAGGCACGCTAAAGGATATAAAAGAAATTCCAGATGATATAAAGAGGGTGTTCGTGACGGCTCACGATATTGATCCGTTCTGGCATGTAAAGATGCAGGCGACATTTCAGTCCCATACAGATAACGCCGTATCCAAGACAGTAAATTTCAGGCATGACGCAAGCAGGGATGATGTCAGAGAAGTGTATATGCTGGCCTATGAGCTTGGGTGCAAAGGCGTTACTATATACAGAGATGGTAGCAGGGATGCTCAAGTTATAAACGTGGGAACCAGTAAGACGGAAAGAGAGGATAGTATTACAAAAACAGGAGAAAGTAGAAAAATCGTTCCGCGCCCGAGGCCGGAGATGACGATGGGATATACGGAAAAGGTAAGGATAGGTTGTGGAAATCTATATGTCACTGTAAATTACGACGATAAAGGCATATGCGAGGTGTTTACAAATCTAGGAAGAGCTGGCGGATGCCCATCTCAATCGGAAGCTACCAGCAGATTGGTTTCTATTGCTTTGCGCTCGGGTATGGATGTAAAGGAAATAGTAGGCCAGCTAAAGGGCATAAGGTGTCATTCGACCATAAGACAAAAAGAAAGGGATAAAAATATTAAGGTGCTTTCATGCCCTGATGCAATTGCTAAGGTCATTGAGAAAGTTATCATGCTCAGAGATCGTGAGGCTTTTAAAAAAGGTGACCAAATAGATGAGATAGCTTTTGATATGGATGATGGAGATGTTGATGTGGGGCCTTCAACGTTAAAAGATTTTGAGGATGAACCCAGCGATAGATTTATGACAAAATGTCCGGAATGTGGAGCGTCAATGGAACATGAAGAAGGGTGTGTGATCTGCAGAAATTGTGGATATTCAAAGTGTCATTGA